In Hyalangium gracile, the genomic window TTGCTCCTCATCCTTCCCCTGGAGACCCCATGGCCCGCGGCGCCGCCATCCTCCCCCTCCTCGCGCTGCTCTCCCTCAGCTGCGCGCCGGACGCCTCCACCGCGGTCATCATTCAAAGCCGCACCGAGGGGTTGAATCTGGGCGGCAAGGCGATCGCCGAGGCCCGGGTGGGGATTGTGAGAGCAGAGGGGGTTTCCGCCTTCTTTACCAGCGGCGTCCTCTCCTCCTCCACCATCACCGTACACACCTCTGGGCGCCTCTGGGTGGCCCGGGGTGAGGTCCAGGTGACCTTCACGAACCGTGACGGGATCATTCAGACGGTACGCGCCACGCCTGGCACCCCCGGAGAATGGAAGGCGGACATCCGCACCATGAAAACCCGGGACGGCACCGGCTTCTCCCTGCTGTTCCAGCCCCTGGGAGGCACGCCGCCGCAGGCGGATGGGGTGCTGCTGGAGGTGTCCTATGAGGCGGGATGACCGTGCAGCGTGGGGTTGCTCAGCGAGGTGATCGGTTCTTCTCGATGTACAGCTCCCCGTGCCGCGAGATGGCGCCCGGGTACAGCGACCAGGCCAGGTACCCTGGCATCAGGTACCTGCGCGTGCGCTTCTGGCCCGTGAGGGTGAGCACATCGTGCTTCACGCTCCACTCGCCCTCGTCGTCTTCCGTGCCGAACAGCATCGCACCCACCTGCCCGGAGGCGCCGGCGTACTGGTAGACGAACGAGTAATCCTCGCTGAGCACGTGCGGCCCAATCGAATCCGGATCCGGCGGGTTGTTCTGATTGGAGGCGGCGGGAATCGAACCCGCCGCCTGGAGGACTGCTCCCCGCTCCGTACCCCTCCCTGGCGCTACAAGCGTCGGAACTCGAAGTCGTCGAAGTCCGCGCTGACCGTGGCCGCGTTGTAGCTGTGCAGCCAGATGCGCGCCGTCACCGCATTGGACGTCGCGGTCGCGTCCAACTGGAAGGACGTCCAGGACGTCGCGCTGTTCGGCACGGTGCGGTTCCGCGTGGCGGCCGTCACCTCCAGCCCCTGCGCATCGTAGAACTTCAGGTAGACGCCCATGCCGCTGCTCCCAGCGAAGATGCGGCTCCAGAACTGCGTCCGGTACGTCTTCCCGGGCTGGACGAAGAACGGTGCGCTCAATGCCGAGGAGCCTCCGGAGCCTGCGACACTCGACACCCGCAGCCCCTGGTTTCCCGTGCGCGCGGCGGCGGCCACGACCTGGCTCATGCCCTGATCGTTCGTCATGTCCCAGGCGCCGAGGTTGGACTCGAAGCCCGGGCTGGCCATCGGGAAGACAGGGTTGCGCTGCCACTCGAAGATGGAGGGCACGGCGGGCTGGGGCCGAGGCGGCACCTCCGCCAGGGCGAAGTCATCGAGGTCCGCGGTGACCACGGCGTTCTCTTCCGAGCGGATCCACACCTGCACGAAGGCAGTGCCTGCGGGGGCCTCCGCCCGGTGGGTGTACTCGCGCCACTCAGCTACGTCCGGCAGGCGCCTGCCCGTGACGACGAGCTCCTGGTGAGCGCTGTCGAGGAACCGCAGCTGGACGGAGATGCCGGCGCCAGACACCTGGCGGCTCCAGAAGCGAACCTGGTAGGTCCACCCGGCCTGGGCGGCGAGCTCGCCGGAGCTCAGCGAGGACCGCAGGGGACCGTTGCCATCGTTCACCCGCAGGCCCAGGTTGCCGCTGTACGCCGCGCTCGCCAGGGCCTGGCTCATCCCACCGTCGGCCGCCGTCCAGGCGCTCAGCCCGCTCTCGAACCCGGCGTTGGTCAGCTCGTCGGTGAGCTCTCCGAGCGTGAAGTCGTCGAAGTCGGCGGTGAGGAGACCATTCGAGTAGGAGTGCAGCCAGATCCGGGCGGAGGTGGCGTTGGGCGGCGCGGTCTCTCGGATGAAGACGGGCCGCCAGGTCCCCCCCGCGGGGAGGTTGTAGCTCTGCCGAGCCACCTCCTGGCCCGCGCCGTTGTAGAACAGCCAGTAGACGCCCATCCCGCTGTTGCCGCCACTGACGATGCGCTGCCAGTAGCGAAGGCCGTAGACGTGGCCGGCCTGGACGCTGAAGGGAGCGGAGTGGACCGAGGAGCCCTGGGTGCTGCTCGCATCGGTGACGCGCAGCCCCTGAGTCCCCTGGTGGGCAGCGTCGGGTGACACCTGGCTCATCGTCTCGCCCGTGGTCAGCGTCCAGCCCGTCCAGCCACTCTCGAAGCCAGGGTTGGTGAAGGGGACCGCCGTCAGCACGTCCAGCGCGGTGTTGCCCTGCGCCAGCGCGGGAGCCACCTCGCCGCTGTGGCTCTCCGTGGCCGTCCCGTACTGCGCATTGAGGGTGAGCTTCACCCCGGTGCAGTCGTTGGTCTCCAGGCGGGCTCCCTCGCCGGCCTCCTTCAGGGCCAGGACGTTGCCGGTGATGACGTGATCGCTGCTGTGGTTCTTGGCGAGCAAGCCGGGGCCGGAGTCCGCCTGGATGCGGTTGTGCGCGAAGATCCAGCCGCGGTTCTGGCCTCCCAGCCAGGCCCCGAGCAGGGGCGACGTCACGTCGTTGTTGTAGACGACGTTGCGCGGGCCATTGGGCCCATGGTTCTTGTCCTCCGGCGGCGAGGACCACATGCCATAGCCATAGCCACCGTTGCCGCGGTTGGACTCCTGGACGTTCTGCTCGAAGAGGTTCTCGTTCGTCCACCCGGCATGCCACTGCGCGTCGCTGTCCACGAACGTGCCGCGCCGCACCACGTTGCCAGCCGAGGACCACTGGAGCAGCGGCGCGTGCCGCATCCCACGGGCGGTGACCTGATCCATCAGGCAGTCGTAGGCATACTCGAAGCCGACGTAGGCGGTGCCGCCCTCCCCCTTGTACCAGGCATCGTCGAGCACGCTGTCGCGCACCTCGCAGAACTTGGCGGGACTGAAGTAGAGCGGGAACCGCCCCGCCTTCTTGACCTCCACGTCCCGGGCCCAGCTCCCCCACGACCAGGAGAAGATGATGCCGCTGGTCCAGACGTCATTCGTCTGCTCCAGCGAGAGCGACTCCACGCCATTGCCCATCAGCGGGGTGAACTCCTGGACGTAGCTGCCGTCCACCGTGGGGAAGTCGATGCGCAGGGGCTGGTTGAGCGTCAGCGTGCCGCCGCTGACGCCGGTGATGCGCGCCTGGTAGCGGCGGAAGTTCGTGCTCGTCGTGCACTTGTTGCCCACCTCGTCGTTCCAGCGGGTCGTGGCGGGAGCGAAGATCTCCACCGCGTCGTTCACCGCCAGGGTGTGGCCGGTGCCCACCGTCACCGTCGTCTGTCCACGCAGCGCATCCTGGGTCAGCAGGAACGTGCCCCCCCACGCGGCCTGGCCCCAGGAAGTTGATGGCCCCGAGGTAGCCCTGGCTCGGGCTGGGGATGGCGTTGGCGTCGTTGACGTTGTTCAGCGTGACGGTGAGCGGCAGGGTGATGACGCCGCTGGGGTACTCCGCCTCCGCCACGAGCTGCTTGTTGGTGCCGTAGCCCGCCTGGGCCGCCAGCGCGCTGCCCGTGGCGCGCACCGAGAACGTCGCTCCCCAGGTGTCATTCGCGCGCTTCTTCTCGGTCACGACCACTCCCCCCGCCTTGAGGGTGAGGCGCTGGAGGTTGGCGGGATCGGCGTGGACCTCCAGCCAGTTGTTCTTTGCGAGCGTGTTGCCGCTGACGCCCGGCGGGAAGAAGAAGGCGACGTTCTGGGTCGGCGCGGCGAACCGGAAGAGAAGCTTCGTCAAGGCCCGCCCCGCGCCGCGCAGCACCACGTTCGAGCGCTTGATGAAGATGGGCCGATCGAGGTGGAACGTGCCGGCGGGAATGGAGACGGCTCCGCCTCCCGCCTGCCCACAAGCCTCCGCGGCCGCTTCCAGCGCCGCGGCGTCATCCTGGTTGTCGTTGGCCACGGCCCCATGGCTCGTCACCGAGCCACAAGAGGTCAGCTGCGTCGGGATGCCGTTGGGCACCCCCGCCCAGGTCCAGTCCGGATAGATGATTCCATCAGGCCCCATCACGTCGGCGGCATTCCAGGTCTGCGCGAGCAGGTGCATGCGCGGGGTGAGGACCAGCGCTACGGCCAGCAAGGGCATCAGGACGTGGCATGTACGACGAGTCGTCGGAGTGACAAGAGGATCCATGGCGCTCGAGGAAGAAGGACGAGGAAGGTGCGGCACGCGTATGACAGGACGAGGGCCCGGACAGTCGCAGCGCACCGCCACTTTTCTCCGAACCGGCGTGGTAAAGGTCCGGAACCACTGCCGTGCCAGGAGGGTCACATGACGTCCATCCGCGCCGTTGTCCTCAGCACCCTGCTCTGCGTGGGAGTCGCCACCTCGGCTGCCGCCAAGGACAAGAAACCCACCGGGAGCGCCAGGTCCTCCGCGGCCAGCAAGTCCGCGGACAAGGGGCCTCGCTGGGTGGAGGTGTCCGATCCCAGCGGCTACACCCTCAAGGTGCCCCAGGAGTTCACCGAGAAGCGCGAGGAGTGGAGCACGTCCTACCGGGCCGTCCTGCCTCCGGACTCCGCGCAGCTCAAAGCCGTCGTCAGCGTGGAGACGCTCGACGAGCTCACCCCCATCACCAACCTGGAGAAGGCCGTCGAGTCCATCACCTCCAAGCGCCCCGGTGGGGTGAGGACCACCATCGCCGAGCAGCGCGACGTGCCGAGTGGCTATCTGGTGGTCATCGGCCCGGACTACGACATCTATACCGTGCACGTCATCCGCAACGGCAAGGAGGTCCAGGTGAAGGCGCAGTGCTCCGGGCCGGCCACCCGCCTCAAGGAGCTCAAGGAGATGTGTCTGTCCGTGAAGGCCACGAAGTAGCGGGTGCCCACACGGCGCACACCCGAGGACGCGCTCATCCCTTCGCTCAAGAGGTGGGGAGCCTCCGGGGGATGAACGTCCGGGCCGGGGGACCGGCTCTCACGGCGCTCCGGTTGCGGAGCGCCTTCTCCAGGCTGATCAGCGGCAGGATGACGGTGGCGACGAGCGCCGACAGGCCGAGGGCCTCCAGCGGGAGCGCCGCCGTTCCGAACACCGTCTGCATGAAGGGCAGATAGATGAAGCCCATCTGCAGAAGGAGGAGGGCGCCGATGCCGGCAAACACCGTGCGGTTGGAGAAGAAGCCCACCTGGAAGACGGACGCACGGAGCGAGCGGCAGTTGAGCAGGTAGAAGATCTGGAAGAAGACGACGGTCGTCACCGCCATCGTCTGCGCCTCGCGCAGGGCCACCTCATGCCCCCGATGCGGCACCTCCGCCCAGTACTCCCAGAGGAAGAGCCCCACCGCGCCGGCGGCCATGAGGAAGGCCACCAGCAGGGTGCGGAAGATGACGAAGCGCCCGAGGATGGGAGTATCGGGCGCACGCGGTGGGCGCTTCATCGCATCCGGCTCCCGCACCTCGAAGGCCAGGGGGAGCGAGAGCGCCACGGAGGCGACGAGGTTCACCCAGAGCAGCTGCGTGGGCAGCATGGGCATGAGCGGAACGCTCTCGCCACCGATGGACAGCACCGGGAAGAACGCCACCGCGGCGATGAGGATGAGCCCCAGCCCCAGGTTGGTGGGCAGGACGAAGGCCAGGGACTTGATGAGGTTGTCGTAGATGCGTCGGCCCTCCTCCACCGCGGAGGCGATGGAGGCGAAGTTGTCGTCCGCCAGCACGACGTCCGCCGCTTCCTTCGAGACCGCCGTGCCGGTGATGCCCATGGCGATCCCCACGTTCGACTGCTTGAGGGCGGGGGCGTCGTTGACACCATCCCCCGTCATCGCGACGACGTGCCCCTGCTGCTGAAGGGCCTTCACCAGCCGCAGCTTGTGCTCGGGCGCCACGCGGGCAAACACGTGGGTCTCCGCGGCGGCCTGGCGAAGTCCCGCGTCGTCCAGGTGCGCGAGCGCCGAGCCAGCCATCCCCTTGCCTCCCGCCCCGAGCAGCCCCAGCTGCTTGCCGATGGCCTCGGCGGTGCCCAGGTGGTCGCCGGTGATCATCTTCACGGTGACTCCGGCGGCATGGCAGGTCCTCACGGCCTCGATCGCCTCGGGCCGCGGCGGGTCCATCATCCCCTGAAGCCCGAGCAGCTCGAAGCCCTCCTCCACGTCCGCGGCCCCCAACGCGCTGGCGGAGGCGCCCAGGGGCTTGTGCGCCATGGCCAGGACACGCATGCCCTCGGAGGCCATGGCCGAGACACGGCTCATGACTCCCTGCCGGGCGCTCGCGGGCAGGTTGCACCGCCGGAGGACCACCTCCGGCGCTCCCTTCATGAACACCACGCGACCGTCGCTCTCGGGCCTCGCATGGAGGGTGGCCATGAACTGATGCTCGGACTCGAAGGGGATGGCATCCAGGCGGCGCCAGGCGCGGCGGAGCGCCTCGACGTCGACGCCGGCCTTCATCGCCGCGACGACCAGGGCGCCTTCGGTGGGGTCTCCGCTGAGACTCCACTGCTTGCCCTCGGTGTAGACCGACGCATCGCCGCAGAGGGCGCCCGCCTCCACCAGCGCCTGGAGGTCCGCGGGCGCGCTCGTGAGAGGCCCCTTCTGCGAGGACGAGAGCTGTCCCACGGGGGCATAGCCCACCCCCGAGAGCGCGTAGGTGTCTGCGAGCGTGGCGAGCGACTGGACCGTCATCTCGTTGCGCGTCAGCGTCCCCGTCTTGTCGGAGCAGATGACGGTGGTGCTGCCCAGCGTCTCGACGGAGGGCAGCTTGCGGATGACGGCATGGCGCGCCGCCATCCGCTGGACGCCGATGGCCAGCGCGATGGTGATGATGGCGGGCAGGCCCTCGGGAATGGTCGCGACGGCCAGGGTGATGGCCACCAGCACGCCGTCAGCGACCGAGTAGCCGCGCAGCAGGCTCACGGCCAGCAGCACCGCGGAGATCGCCAGCACCGCCAGGGTCAGCCACTTGCCGACGGCGGCGAGCGCCCGCGTGAGCGGAGTCTGCAGCTCCGTCGCCTCCTGGAGCATGTGGTTGATGCGGCCCAGCTCCGTCGCCTGCCCTGTCGCCACCACCAGGGCCCGGCCCGTGCCGGACGTCACCAGCGTGCCGCCAAAGGCCATGCTGTGCCTGTCTCCAATGGAGGACTCCTCGCTCACGGGAGTGGTGGCCTTCCGCGAGGGAACCGACTCCCCGGTCAGCGCCGCCTCCTCCACCTGAAGGTTCCTGGACGAGAGCAGGCGCGCGTCCGCGGGCACCCTGTCTCCAGAGGCGAGGAGGACCACGTCCCCCGGCACCAGCGCCGAGGAGGAGATGGATTGCGTGCGCCCATCCCGGATGACCTGCGCATCCTGCGGCACCATGCGGGAGAGCGCCTCGATGGCCTTGCCGGCGCGGAACTCCTGCAGGAAGCCGATGAAGGCATTGACCACCACGGCGCCGAGCACCACCAGCCCATCGAGCACCTTGCCCAGGGCCACCGCGAGCGCCGCGGAGCCCAGCAGGAGGTAGACGATGGGGCTGTTGAGCTGCCGCCAGAGGAGCGTCAGCACGCCCGGCCCTCGTTGGCGCGCGAGGACGTTCGGGCCGTGCCGGGCCAGGCGGGCCTGGGCCTCGCTCGTCGAGAGCCCCTGCTCCTCGCGGGAGCCGAGCGCGGCCAGCGCCGCTTCGGGGGGCAGTGCATGCCAGGCACGAGGGTTCGAGGTGTTCGCGCCAGTCGCGGGAGTCGCCATGGGACGCCTTCCTTGAAGAACAACGGAGTCGAAAGGTCGTCTCAAACATAGGGCCCGGCTGACGCTCGGGAAGTTGATTATCTGGACACGGCGATTCGCCAAAACCAAAACGTCCGCCGCGAGCAGGCAGCCCAGCATCGACTCGTCCGCCAGGCCGGGCCCGGTGGTAGAAGCGGGGCATGGCCTGGCTCAACTACCACCACCTGCTCTACTTCTGGACGACGGCGCGCCTGGGGAGCATCGCCCTCGCCAGCAAGGAGCTGCACCTGTCCCAGCCCACCATCAGCACGCAGATCAAGCTGCTGGAGGACTCGCTGGGCGCGGAGCTGCTCCAGCGCGAGGGACGCAAGCTCGTCCTCACGGAGATGGGGCACATGGTGTTCCGGTACGCGGACGAGATCTTCCGCATGGGCAAGGAGCTGCAGCTCGCGGTGGAAGGAAAGGCCGTCGGCAAGCGGACACGCTTCGTGGTGGGCATCACGGACGTGATTCCGAAGCTCGTCTCCGAGCGCCTGCTCCAGCCCGCCTTCGCCGCGGTGCCCAACCTCCAGCTGGACTGCCGGGAGGGGCCACTGGAGCAGCTGCTCGCCCAGCTCGCGCTGCACGAGCTGGATGTCGTCATCTCGGAGGTTCCCGCGACGGACGAAGTCAAGGTGCGCGTCTTCAACCACAGCCTGGGAGAGACGGGCATCTCGTTCTTCGGGTCCCCGAAGCTCGCCGAGCTCCGGAAGGGGTTTCCGGCCTCTCTCGAGGGCGCGCCCGTCCTGCTCCCGGCCCAGGACTCGGCGGTCCGTCGCGCGCTCGACTCGTGGCTCGAGGCGAAGGGCATCCGCCCCAACCTGGTGGCCGAGTTCGAGGACAGCGCGCTGCTGAAGGTGTTCGGCCAGCGCGGCATGGGCGTCTTCGTGGCTCCGACGGCCATCGAGGCCGAGGTCTGCCGTCAGTACGACGTGGTGGTGCTGGGGCGGACGGAGGACATCAAGGAGCGCTTCTTCGCCATCTCCGTCGAGCGGAAGCTGAAGCACCCGGGCGTGGTGGCCATCGCCCAGGCCGCCCGCACCCAGCTCTTCGCTTGAGTGGCCCTCGAGGCCCACGCCTCAGGCGTGGCCCTGCCTCGGCTCGCCCTTGGGAAACGGCATCATCGACATCATCGCCCCGGTACCCCAGGTGGCGAAGAAGATGAGCACGTAGGGCACCCACGTTCCCAGGATGCTCGCGAACATCCGCAGACCGCCCTGTGTGGGCCCGCCGACGATGAGCAGCTCCAGCAGGGCAACGCAGACCGTCCAGACGAGGGCGACCTGCCGGGGCTCGCGAGCGCCGCGCGGGCGGAAGTAGAGCCAGGCGATCGCCGTGAAGATGAGCGGTGCGGCGAAGACGTGGACGATCCGCGCGCCGGTGAGGCTCATGACCTGGAGGAGGCCGAGCATCACGCTCGCGCACAGAGCCCCTCCCACGACACCGTGAGCGAGCAGGCGGGCAACGGAGCCGGCGCGATGAGTGACGGGCCTGCCGGGAGTCGCGCGTGGGAGCTCGTCGGCGAGCGTGGCGGCCCAGGCCCGGATGCGCTCGGGGTTGCGCCAGTCACCGCTCCGCTTCTCGGCCATGGCGCTGGCGGGGAAGCCCTTGACATCACGCTCGAGGCGACCACCGAAGGTGATGTGCCCCTTGGCCCCTATCCGCTCGGCGAGGACGCTCACCTGGCTGGTGGGCGGGATGGCCTCGTGCTCCGCCGAGTCGTCGAGCGGTCCGCTGGAGAAGAACCAGACGGGCACCCCGCGCAGCTCCGCGGTGTGGCGATGGATGAACCGTCGCACGTTGGCGGGCCACAGGTTGGCGTAGAGCGCTCCTCCGATGATCACCGCCTGGTACGAGTCGAGCTTCGTGACCTCGTCCACGGGGGCAGTGGCAACGTCGAATCCTCGCTGTCGGAGTGCGTCTCCGAGGATGTGGGCGATCCCTTCGGTGCCGCCGTGTTTCGAACCCCAGGTGACGAGTACACGCATGGCCAGCTCCTCTCGTTCCGCCGGGAAACTGCATGGCATGTGCCATGGCGGTGTCCCGGCAAGAACGAAGGGACCGCCTGCCGGTAGACGCCTGCCCGCGCACCGGATGCGCGCAAGGCCCGCCCGGCGCGAAGCACTTGCGTGACACCCCACCGGGCTGGTGCCGCGCGAGGGCCGGATCCACGGCTACTCGTCCTGCTGGGACACCAAGAGCATGACCGACGAGCCGCTCACCGGGTAATGATGCTGGTTCATGAGCCAGCCTCCTTCCCATGACGACGGCGCCGGCCTTGGCGAGGAGGGCGTGACGGAGCCCGTCAGTCCACCCCAGCGGAGAGCTCCGGAGCGAACCTCCAGCTCCCCCGCCACCCCTTCCGCGTCCGTGGCCCTGGGCACCGGCCTCGTGCTGGAGCGCGGCACCCGCATCGAGCGCTACCTCATCCTCAAGCCCGTGGGACAGGGCGGCATCGGAGTGGTCTACGCCGCGTATGATCCGGAGCTGGACCGCAAGGTGGCCCTCAAGCTGCTGCGCCCGGACAAGCACAGCCCCGGCGTCTCGGATGCCGCGGCCGGGCTGCTGCGCGAGGCCCAGGCCATGGCCCGTGTCTCCCACCCCAATGTCATCGCCGTGCATGACGTGGGCACGGTGGACGGGCGGGTCTTCATCGCCATGGAGTTCATCCAGGGCCAGAACCTCCACGACTGGGTCCGTCAGAAGCCGCCACCCACGCCTCGGGAGGTGCTGCGCGTCTTCAGCCAGGCCGGCCAGGGACTGCTCGCGGCGCACCGCGCGGGGCTGGTGCACCGCGACTTCAAGCCTGGCAACGTCCTGCTCGGCCAGAGCGGCCGCGTCTACGTGACGGACTTCGGCCTGGCACGGCTCACCTCCCTCGCCAGCGACGACGAGGACACCCAGCCCCTCGAGGCGGAGGCACTGGACCGGGAGAGCGCGCTCGCGCTGGCCTCGACGCTGACCCAGACGGGGCTCGTGCGCGGCACGCCACACTACATGCCGCCCGAGCAGTACCTGGGCATCGGCGTGGATGCCCGCTCGGATCAGTTCAGCTTCTGCGCCTCGTTGTTCTGGGCGCTGTACCGCACGCATGCCGTGGAGCCCAAGCGCATGGTCGAGGCCGCCAAGGAGGCGGCTCGTCGCCAGAGCGAGGCCTCTGCTGGCATGGAGAGCTGGCGGCTGCTGCCTCACGGCACCGCGCGGGAGCCTCCCGCGAACTCCCACGTGCCCGCCCGGGTACGGCGCGCGCTGGAGCGAGGACTGTCCCTGAATCCGGAGGATCGCTTCCCTTCCATGGAGGCGCTCCTGGAGGAGCTCGCGTGGGAGCAGCGGCAGGGCAACCGCCGCGGTGCGCTGGCCGCCCTGGGGCTGCTGACGGCGGCCACGGCCGGCACCGGCCTGTACTTCCACCGCCAGAGCCAGGTGTGCGCGGGCGCGGACTCGC contains:
- a CDS encoding flavodoxin domain-containing protein; the encoded protein is MRVLVTWGSKHGGTEGIAHILGDALRQRGFDVATAPVDEVTKLDSYQAVIIGGALYANLWPANVRRFIHRHTAELRGVPVWFFSSGPLDDSAEHEAIPPTSQVSVLAERIGAKGHITFGGRLERDVKGFPASAMAEKRSGDWRNPERIRAWAATLADELPRATPGRPVTHRAGSVARLLAHGVVGGALCASVMLGLLQVMSLTGARIVHVFAAPLIFTAIAWLYFRPRGAREPRQVALVWTVCVALLELLIVGGPTQGGLRMFASILGTWVPYVLIFFATWGTGAMMSMMPFPKGEPRQGHA
- the nhaR gene encoding transcriptional activator NhaR, producing the protein MAWLNYHHLLYFWTTARLGSIALASKELHLSQPTISTQIKLLEDSLGAELLQREGRKLVLTEMGHMVFRYADEIFRMGKELQLAVEGKAVGKRTRFVVGITDVIPKLVSERLLQPAFAAVPNLQLDCREGPLEQLLAQLALHELDVVISEVPATDEVKVRVFNHSLGETGISFFGSPKLAELRKGFPASLEGAPVLLPAQDSAVRRALDSWLEAKGIRPNLVAEFEDSALLKVFGQRGMGVFVAPTAIEAEVCRQYDVVVLGRTEDIKERFFAISVERKLKHPGVVAIAQAARTQLFA
- a CDS encoding carbohydrate binding domain-containing protein, coding for MGNGVESLSLEQTNDVWTSGIIFSWSWGSWARDVEVKKAGRFPLYFSPAKFCEVRDSVLDDAWYKGEGGTAYVGFEYAYDCLMDQVTARGMRHAPLLQWSSAGNVVRRGTFVDSDAQWHAGWTNENLFEQNVQESNRGNGGYGYGMWSSPPEDKNHGPNGPRNVVYNNDVTSPLLGAWLGGQNRGWIFAHNRIQADSGPGLLAKNHSSDHVITGNVLALKEAGEGARLETNDCTGVKLTLNAQYGTATESHSGEVAPALAQGNTALDVLTAVPFTNPGFESGWTGWTLTTGETMSQVSPDAAHQGTQGLRVTDASSTQGSSVHSAPFSVQAGHVYGLRYWQRIVSGGNSGMGVYWLFYNGAGQEVARQSYNLPAGGTWRPVFIRETAPPNATSARIWLHSYSNGLLTADFDDFTLGELTDELTNAGFESGLSAWTAADGGMSQALASAAYSGNLGLRVNDGNGPLRSSLSSGELAAQAGWTYQVRFWSRQVSGAGISVQLRFLDSAHQELVVTGRRLPDVAEWREYTHRAEAPAGTAFVQVWIRSEENAVVTADLDDFALAEVPPRPQPAVPSIFEWQRNPVFPMASPGFESNLGAWDMTNDQGMSQVVAAAARTGNQGLRVSSVAGSGGSSALSAPFFVQPGKTYRTQFWSRIFAGSSGMGVYLKFYDAQGLEVTAATRNRTVPNSATSWTSFQLDATATSNAVTARIWLHSYNAATVSADFDDFEFRRL
- a CDS encoding cation-translocating P-type ATPase, which translates into the protein MATPATGANTSNPRAWHALPPEAALAALGSREEQGLSTSEAQARLARHGPNVLARQRGPGVLTLLWRQLNSPIVYLLLGSAALAVALGKVLDGLVVLGAVVVNAFIGFLQEFRAGKAIEALSRMVPQDAQVIRDGRTQSISSSALVPGDVVLLASGDRVPADARLLSSRNLQVEEAALTGESVPSRKATTPVSEESSIGDRHSMAFGGTLVTSGTGRALVVATGQATELGRINHMLQEATELQTPLTRALAAVGKWLTLAVLAISAVLLAVSLLRGYSVADGVLVAITLAVATIPEGLPAIITIALAIGVQRMAARHAVIRKLPSVETLGSTTVICSDKTGTLTRNEMTVQSLATLADTYALSGVGYAPVGQLSSSQKGPLTSAPADLQALVEAGALCGDASVYTEGKQWSLSGDPTEGALVVAAMKAGVDVEALRRAWRRLDAIPFESEHQFMATLHARPESDGRVVFMKGAPEVVLRRCNLPASARQGVMSRVSAMASEGMRVLAMAHKPLGASASALGAADVEEGFELLGLQGMMDPPRPEAIEAVRTCHAAGVTVKMITGDHLGTAEAIGKQLGLLGAGGKGMAGSALAHLDDAGLRQAAAETHVFARVAPEHKLRLVKALQQQGHVVAMTGDGVNDAPALKQSNVGIAMGITGTAVSKEAADVVLADDNFASIASAVEEGRRIYDNLIKSLAFVLPTNLGLGLILIAAVAFFPVLSIGGESVPLMPMLPTQLLWVNLVASVALSLPLAFEVREPDAMKRPPRAPDTPILGRFVIFRTLLVAFLMAAGAVGLFLWEYWAEVPHRGHEVALREAQTMAVTTVVFFQIFYLLNCRSLRASVFQVGFFSNRTVFAGIGALLLLQMGFIYLPFMQTVFGTAALPLEALGLSALVATVILPLISLEKALRNRSAVRAGPPARTFIPRRLPTS
- a CDS encoding glycosyl hydrolase family 28-related protein — its product is MPLLAVALVLTPRMHLLAQTWNAADVMGPDGIIYPDWTWAGVPNGIPTQLTSCGSVTSHGAVANDNQDDAAALEAAAEACGQAGGGAVSIPAGTFHLDRPIFIKRSNVVLRGAGRALTKLLFRFAAPTQNVAFFFPPGVSGNTLAKNNWLEVHADPANLQRLTLKAGGVVVTEKKRANDTWGATFSVRATGSALAAQAGYGTNKQLVAEAEYPSGVITLPLTVTLNNVNDANAIPSPSQGYLGAINFLGPGRVGGHVPADPGCAAWTDDGDGGHRPHPGGERRGGDLRSRHDPLERRGGQQVHDEHELPPLPGAHHRRQRRHADAQPAPAHRLPHGGRQLRPGVHPADGQWRGVALAGADE